The Streptomyces sp. NBC_01197 genome window below encodes:
- a CDS encoding AIPR family protein, with protein sequence MSENELTEFAEYLYEDARARTDSPVGTRFNGAFVDVFREYLVEDGVLEDVESCYCRKQVGRSTAEVYGYALSDGGSVLDIVTAEHGWKAQTIHKADVQRALRRAQIFVEKCRKGLHLEMDETEQAYAMAQSIYEAWPGINRVRIFLFTDARLTVESMPPGETEGLRCTYELWDIARLHRLASSGRREEETVIELDQPLPCLSAPGDADFDCLLTVLPGQLLAELYKEHGGRLLQRNVRAYLQARGKVNKGISETVRQEPGRFLAYNNGVSATVTTADTTVTPDGAVVLTRLVDLQIVNGGQTTASLHHMMQKGVDLSKVRVPAKITVIREEMLDELVPNISRFANSQNAIKEADLQANSPYHRRLQALSRSIWAPAPEGSTRQTRWYYERVRGQYQVDLSDLEKQAEKARFTREHPLAKKFGKTDVAKYELTYLGRPHDVCLGAEKCFHAWTTDVVNFFDGSPDAGHFKQVVAKRILFEHTRRTIQKMRLGGYLGPTTAYAVALLVDRYGTQVDLDNIWRTQALPRWIDDLVPELAVDVVRPLLVAAPGSGNVTEWCKKPKCWETVRAVDWASRT encoded by the coding sequence TTGAGCGAGAACGAGCTCACGGAGTTCGCAGAGTATCTATACGAGGACGCGCGAGCGCGCACCGACTCCCCTGTGGGTACCAGGTTCAACGGTGCATTCGTCGACGTCTTCCGCGAGTATCTCGTGGAGGACGGCGTCTTGGAGGACGTCGAGTCGTGCTACTGCCGTAAGCAGGTCGGCCGGAGCACTGCCGAGGTGTACGGATATGCACTGAGCGACGGCGGATCGGTCTTGGACATCGTCACCGCGGAGCATGGCTGGAAAGCCCAGACCATCCACAAGGCCGATGTCCAGCGTGCCCTGCGCCGGGCCCAGATCTTTGTCGAGAAGTGCCGTAAAGGTCTCCATCTGGAGATGGACGAGACCGAACAAGCCTACGCGATGGCCCAGAGCATTTACGAGGCTTGGCCGGGCATCAACCGGGTGCGTATCTTCCTGTTTACCGACGCCCGGCTCACCGTGGAGTCGATGCCCCCCGGAGAGACCGAGGGGCTGCGGTGTACCTACGAGCTGTGGGATATCGCCCGTCTGCACCGACTGGCCTCGTCGGGGCGACGTGAAGAAGAGACGGTAATCGAGCTCGACCAGCCTCTCCCATGTCTGAGTGCGCCGGGTGACGCGGACTTCGACTGTTTGCTGACCGTTCTGCCAGGCCAGCTCCTAGCTGAGCTCTATAAGGAGCACGGTGGCCGCCTGCTCCAGCGCAACGTCCGCGCGTATCTGCAGGCTCGTGGCAAGGTGAACAAGGGCATTAGCGAGACGGTGCGTCAGGAGCCCGGACGGTTCCTCGCGTACAACAACGGAGTTTCGGCAACCGTCACCACGGCGGACACGACGGTAACGCCGGACGGCGCAGTCGTACTTACCCGGCTGGTCGATCTACAGATCGTCAATGGCGGACAGACCACAGCTTCCCTGCACCACATGATGCAGAAGGGCGTCGATCTCTCTAAGGTCAGGGTGCCCGCGAAAATCACCGTCATCCGGGAGGAGATGCTGGACGAGCTCGTCCCGAATATCTCGCGCTTCGCCAACTCTCAGAATGCGATCAAGGAAGCCGACCTCCAAGCTAACAGCCCCTACCACCGCAGGCTGCAGGCACTGTCTCGGTCGATATGGGCACCAGCCCCGGAGGGCAGCACACGTCAGACTCGCTGGTATTACGAGCGTGTCCGCGGGCAGTACCAGGTGGACCTGAGCGACTTGGAGAAACAGGCCGAGAAGGCAAGGTTTACGCGTGAGCATCCGTTGGCCAAGAAGTTCGGCAAGACGGATGTGGCCAAGTATGAGCTCACCTACCTTGGGCGCCCGCACGACGTGTGTCTGGGCGCGGAGAAGTGCTTCCACGCTTGGACGACGGACGTCGTCAACTTCTTCGACGGCTCTCCTGATGCTGGCCATTTCAAGCAAGTGGTAGCCAAGCGCATTCTCTTTGAGCACACGCGCAGGACGATCCAGAAGATGAGACTGGGCGGCTACTTGGGACCGACCACGGCCTACGCAGTGGCACTCTTGGTCGACAGGTACGGCACCCAGGTCGATCTGGACAATATCTGGCGGACCCAGGCCCTCCCGCGATGGATCGACGACCTTGTGCCCGAGCTGGCAGTCGACGTCGTGCGGCCACTCCTGGTGGCTGCCCCCGGCTCGGGAAACGTCACCGAGTGGTGCAAGAAGCCTAAATGCTGGGAGACAGTCCGCGCGGTGGACTGGGCTTCCCGCACCTGA
- a CDS encoding NUDIX hydrolase has protein sequence MLLYMSNSAQEGTSTPLHSVSVAGVVVREDGRLLAIRRADNGAWELPGGVLELNETPEAGVQREVWEETGIHVEVDELTGVYKNTTRGIVALVFRCKPAGGTERTSSESTAVDWLTPDEVSERMGEVYAVRLLDALDGAGPHVRSHDGRRLLHQ, from the coding sequence ATGCTCCTGTACATGAGTAACAGCGCCCAGGAAGGCACGTCAACGCCGCTCCACTCCGTGTCCGTGGCCGGAGTGGTGGTACGCGAGGACGGACGACTCCTGGCGATCCGCCGCGCCGACAATGGCGCCTGGGAGCTCCCGGGCGGCGTGCTCGAACTCAATGAGACTCCCGAGGCAGGCGTCCAGCGGGAAGTCTGGGAAGAGACGGGCATACACGTAGAGGTGGACGAGCTCACCGGGGTCTACAAGAACACAACGCGAGGCATCGTGGCGCTGGTCTTCCGATGCAAGCCGGCAGGCGGCACCGAGCGAACATCCAGCGAATCGACCGCGGTTGACTGGCTCACGCCCGACGAAGTCTCCGAGCGGATGGGCGAGGTGTACGCGGTCCGGCTCCTGGATGCCTTGGACGGGGCGGGGCCACATGTGCGGAGCCACGACGGCCGACGGCTCCTCCACCAGTAG
- a CDS encoding FtsK/SpoIIIE domain-containing protein → MTTFLVTLLLVVVTAVILRWRRPAWYWLAFGVTFAALRVAIRYTSVMDACGLTVPPSRWRLSLARLAHRPVPEFRAPLILRLRPTRTGLVIRLKLRPGQDAFDVSAATDRLRHSFGMYGVTSREVRSGVVELRMTGYDVLKRVQMPAKTDQAPMRIPVALCEDGAVHYRDYRAVPHGLTLGATESGKSVYQRNLVAGLAAHDVALVGIDCKQGVELFPLARRFSALADNPDTALALLDALVGHMEDVYQLIRTAQRITVDLPDAEIAADIWDLPEDMRPTPVVVLVDEVAELALYATKDQEKRRDRIITDLVRLAQLGRAAGIYLEICGQRFGSELGKGITMLRAQLTGRTAHRVNDESSANMAFGDIAPDAVIAAIQIPTDVPGIAVSGDSTGGWTRIRAPHTSLRQAVNICNRHADRTPALPALAAFRPDVAPLAPASVSLSKAATATA, encoded by the coding sequence GTGACCACCTTCCTGGTCACGCTGCTGCTGGTCGTCGTCACCGCAGTGATCCTGCGGTGGCGGCGCCCCGCCTGGTACTGGCTGGCCTTCGGGGTCACCTTCGCCGCGCTGCGGGTCGCGATCCGCTACACCTCGGTCATGGACGCCTGCGGCCTCACCGTCCCGCCCTCGCGCTGGCGTCTCTCGCTCGCCCGTCTCGCCCACCGGCCCGTCCCTGAGTTCCGTGCCCCGCTCATCCTGCGGCTGCGTCCGACTCGCACCGGGTTAGTGATCCGCCTCAAGCTCCGTCCCGGCCAGGACGCTTTCGACGTCTCGGCGGCCACCGACCGGCTTCGGCACTCCTTCGGGATGTACGGCGTCACGTCCCGGGAAGTCCGTTCCGGGGTGGTCGAGTTGCGCATGACCGGCTACGACGTTCTCAAGCGGGTGCAGATGCCCGCCAAGACCGACCAGGCACCGATGCGTATCCCCGTAGCTCTCTGCGAGGACGGTGCCGTGCACTACCGCGACTACCGGGCCGTTCCGCACGGGCTGACCCTGGGTGCCACCGAGTCCGGGAAGTCGGTCTACCAGCGCAACCTGGTCGCCGGCCTCGCGGCTCATGACGTCGCCCTGGTCGGTATCGACTGCAAGCAAGGCGTTGAGCTCTTCCCGCTCGCCCGCCGGTTCTCCGCTCTCGCCGACAACCCGGACACCGCGCTCGCACTGCTCGATGCCCTGGTGGGACACATGGAGGATGTCTACCAACTGATCCGTACCGCCCAGCGCATCACGGTCGACCTCCCCGATGCCGAGATAGCCGCTGACATCTGGGACCTGCCCGAGGACATGCGCCCCACCCCAGTCGTGGTCCTGGTCGACGAGGTCGCTGAGCTCGCTCTCTACGCCACCAAGGACCAGGAGAAGCGTCGGGACCGGATCATCACTGACCTGGTCCGTCTCGCCCAACTCGGCCGTGCCGCAGGGATCTACCTGGAGATCTGCGGACAGCGCTTCGGCTCGGAACTCGGCAAGGGCATCACGATGCTCAGGGCCCAGCTCACCGGCCGGACCGCTCACCGCGTCAACGACGAGTCCAGCGCCAACATGGCCTTCGGCGACATCGCCCCGGACGCGGTCATCGCCGCGATCCAGATCCCCACCGACGTTCCCGGCATCGCCGTATCCGGCGACTCCACCGGCGGATGGACTCGTATCCGTGCGCCGCACACCTCACTGCGCCAGGCCGTGAACATCTGCAACCGGCACGCCGACCGCACCCCGGCCCTGCCCGCGCTCGCGGCCTTCCGGCCCGACGTCGCCCCACTGGCCCCGGCCTCCGTGTCGCTCTCCAAAGCCGCGACAGCCACCGCCTGA
- a CDS encoding GntR family transcriptional regulator, translating into MGTATGGGKAVPRYVQIADEIVEQIRAGILKPGNMVPSESELVERYGVSGGTIRKAMVEVRASDLVETRQGKGSMVKARPPVRHRSSDRFRRSHRQGGKAAYLAESEQSGATPSVSVLYIGPMAAPEDIAERLDLAAGTQVLARRRLYFRNGTPVETATSYLPWDAVKDIPELFAENPGGGGIYARLEEHGHEFAEFVETLQARLATKAEASELALSPGASVVHLIREAKTTEGRVVEVCDTLMAADQFVFSYRIPATD; encoded by the coding sequence ATGGGAACAGCAACAGGAGGTGGGAAAGCCGTACCTCGGTACGTGCAGATCGCCGACGAGATCGTTGAGCAGATCCGGGCCGGGATCCTCAAGCCCGGCAACATGGTGCCCAGCGAGTCGGAGCTGGTCGAGCGCTACGGAGTTTCGGGCGGCACGATCCGCAAGGCCATGGTGGAGGTGCGCGCGAGTGACCTTGTCGAGACCCGTCAGGGCAAGGGCTCCATGGTCAAGGCGCGGCCCCCGGTACGGCACCGCTCCTCCGACCGCTTCCGGCGCTCGCACCGGCAGGGCGGAAAGGCTGCGTACCTGGCTGAGTCCGAGCAGTCGGGGGCGACCCCGAGCGTCAGCGTCCTCTACATCGGTCCGATGGCGGCCCCGGAGGACATTGCCGAGCGGCTGGACCTTGCGGCCGGCACTCAGGTGCTCGCGCGACGGCGCCTGTACTTCCGTAACGGCACGCCCGTCGAAACCGCTACGTCGTACCTGCCGTGGGATGCCGTGAAGGACATCCCCGAGCTGTTCGCCGAGAACCCCGGCGGGGGAGGGATCTACGCCAGGCTAGAAGAGCACGGGCACGAGTTCGCCGAGTTCGTCGAGACCCTGCAAGCCCGGCTCGCCACCAAGGCCGAGGCCTCCGAACTCGCCCTGAGCCCCGGTGCGTCGGTGGTTCATCTGATCCGTGAGGCCAAGACCACCGAAGGCCGGGTGGTGGAGGTCTGCGACACCCTCATGGCTGCTGACCAGTTCGTTTTCAGCTACCGAATCCCCGCGACCGACTGA
- a CDS encoding DNA cytosine methyltransferase — translation MRSDYLKLDPHENSCTPETFTTWLAEHGDHRPLAVDLFSGAGGLSLGIKQAGWQVAAAVDADERALETHAANLPGLSLHLDLGNPEHRERLVKLLQPAGIDLVAGGPPCQPFSRAGRSKIRSLVQKHGRDPYDRRKELWVAYLDIVLALRPRAVLMENVPDMGLGDDFFVTRTIEERLQQEGYVTQVRLVNAWTYGVPQHRKRLILLARNDIDRISWPEPVSKRTSLRDAIGDLPLIGEGETGGRALTYNEPGSLATFAQQMREQAPQGIVHDHMTRHVRPDDREIFEGMTSRTLYRDIPERLQRYDTKHFKDKYKRLGWDDLSRTITAHIAKDGYWYIHPEQHRTLSVREAARIQTFPDWFRFAGVRSDAFRQIGNAVPPMLGQAAAEALLPAPGVAASKAPLRAHWLDLRDDLTVWTEKQRATDAWFHFPGDEMGPVQAAVAAALSSSKLISSAQVTMMNLVKGEQTLRRKIFADLIKLAPTDRLVASFERLRPLVGKSVVWAEPLEIPNRVGFKAAEASLYRLLLEEDVLLVGQGQLRVAARVNGSNTDRSNRLSDGRVDLARLIGAGENAPLRMAGIRRIGMTACRESAPYCTDCPLRPHCVQRANTL, via the coding sequence GTGCGGAGCGACTATCTCAAGCTCGATCCGCACGAGAACAGCTGTACGCCGGAGACCTTCACGACTTGGCTTGCGGAGCACGGCGACCACCGGCCTCTGGCCGTTGACCTCTTCTCCGGCGCGGGCGGCCTCAGCCTCGGCATCAAGCAGGCCGGCTGGCAGGTGGCGGCGGCCGTCGATGCTGACGAGCGCGCCCTTGAGACCCACGCTGCCAACTTGCCTGGCCTGAGCCTCCACTTGGACCTGGGCAATCCCGAGCACCGGGAGCGGCTGGTCAAGTTGCTCCAACCGGCTGGTATCGACCTCGTCGCTGGGGGTCCTCCGTGCCAGCCGTTCAGCCGAGCCGGTCGCAGCAAGATCCGTAGCCTCGTGCAAAAGCACGGCAGGGACCCTTACGACCGCCGCAAGGAACTATGGGTCGCCTACCTCGACATAGTTCTCGCGCTCAGGCCACGGGCTGTCCTGATGGAGAACGTCCCTGATATGGGACTCGGAGACGACTTCTTCGTGACGCGCACGATTGAGGAGAGGTTGCAACAGGAGGGCTACGTAACCCAGGTTCGCCTCGTTAACGCCTGGACATACGGAGTGCCCCAACACCGCAAGCGTCTTATTCTCCTAGCTCGCAACGATATCGACCGGATCTCTTGGCCTGAGCCGGTGAGTAAGCGGACTTCGCTCCGCGACGCCATCGGAGACCTGCCACTTATCGGAGAGGGAGAAACGGGCGGCCGTGCTCTCACGTACAACGAGCCGGGCAGCCTAGCCACCTTCGCGCAGCAGATGCGCGAGCAGGCGCCTCAGGGGATCGTGCATGACCACATGACCCGGCACGTCCGGCCAGACGACCGGGAAATCTTTGAGGGCATGACCTCCCGCACCCTTTACCGGGACATTCCTGAACGCCTCCAGCGCTACGACACAAAACACTTCAAGGACAAGTACAAGAGGCTTGGCTGGGACGACCTCAGCCGGACCATCACTGCCCACATCGCCAAGGACGGGTACTGGTACATCCACCCGGAGCAGCACCGGACTCTCTCAGTTAGAGAGGCCGCCCGTATCCAAACCTTCCCTGACTGGTTCCGCTTTGCCGGCGTGCGCAGTGACGCCTTCCGGCAGATCGGAAATGCGGTTCCGCCCATGCTCGGACAGGCAGCAGCAGAGGCCCTGCTTCCTGCACCGGGGGTGGCCGCGTCGAAAGCTCCGTTGAGGGCTCATTGGCTGGACCTACGCGACGACCTGACAGTCTGGACCGAAAAGCAGCGTGCCACCGATGCTTGGTTCCATTTCCCAGGAGATGAGATGGGGCCCGTCCAAGCTGCGGTCGCAGCTGCCCTGTCCTCCTCGAAACTGATCAGCTCTGCACAGGTCACCATGATGAATCTCGTTAAGGGTGAGCAGACCCTGAGGAGGAAGATCTTTGCGGACCTCATCAAACTCGCTCCCACGGACAGGCTTGTTGCTTCCTTCGAGCGGCTGCGGCCACTCGTTGGCAAGTCAGTCGTTTGGGCGGAGCCGCTTGAGATTCCGAATAGAGTTGGATTCAAGGCGGCCGAAGCCTCTTTGTACCGACTTCTTTTGGAAGAGGATGTCCTCCTCGTTGGACAGGGCCAGCTTCGCGTAGCTGCGCGTGTCAATGGCAGCAATACCGACCGGTCCAACCGGCTTAGCGATGGCCGAGTGGACCTGGCGAGGTTGATAGGAGCGGGTGAGAACGCACCATTGCGAATGGCTGGCATACGCCGGATCGGCATGACTGCCTGTCGCGAGAGTGCGCCCTACTGCACTGACTGTCCGCTCCGACCGCACTGCGTCCAACGAGCCAACACGCTCTAG
- a CDS encoding SCO3933 family regulatory protein yields the protein MRTIPVDTSSASVMVAKPPAIKVKDRRTGEIAMDIESGAKLMTVDVMFAANDEVEILSVTVPEPGISGELMMGTPVAVTGLIARPWENDFNGQKRHGIAFRAVAVTSLAAGGENSKAA from the coding sequence GTGCGTACGATCCCCGTCGACACCTCCAGCGCTTCCGTGATGGTCGCCAAGCCCCCGGCGATCAAGGTCAAGGACCGCCGTACCGGCGAGATCGCCATGGACATCGAGAGCGGCGCGAAGCTCATGACCGTGGACGTGATGTTCGCGGCCAACGATGAGGTGGAGATCCTTTCGGTGACGGTCCCCGAGCCGGGCATCTCCGGCGAGCTGATGATGGGTACGCCCGTCGCCGTCACCGGTCTGATCGCCCGCCCGTGGGAGAACGACTTCAACGGGCAGAAGCGGCACGGCATCGCCTTCCGCGCGGTTGCCGTCACGTCCCTCGCCGCTGGTGGCGAGAATTCCAAGGCGGCCTGA
- a CDS encoding DUF2637 domain-containing protein, translating to MARPTVRVDAVLVQAVIAGALSFAHLHDLASAAGQDGWKAWAYPISVDLLLVAAWRRLRNDGPSRLAWCWFVVALIASLGANVATAGFLDLQHPPGWLRFGVAGWPALAFLGGTLLAHTAHAADPVDAPAPDAPVQEPVPAEEPSAPALAPVAAPENEDVPALPVADPAPNVPAALVDHARKVAADHHARTGSQIDTDTLRARLGVPPQLAEAIAAQLT from the coding sequence ATGGCCCGTCCCACCGTCCGCGTGGACGCCGTACTCGTCCAAGCCGTGATTGCAGGCGCGCTGTCCTTCGCTCACCTTCACGACCTCGCATCCGCCGCCGGACAGGACGGATGGAAGGCGTGGGCCTACCCGATCAGCGTCGACCTGCTCCTGGTCGCCGCCTGGCGCCGACTCCGGAACGACGGGCCCTCCCGGCTCGCCTGGTGCTGGTTCGTGGTCGCGCTCATCGCCTCCCTTGGAGCCAACGTCGCCACAGCGGGGTTCCTCGATCTGCAACACCCGCCGGGCTGGCTGCGCTTCGGCGTCGCCGGGTGGCCCGCGCTCGCCTTCCTCGGCGGCACGCTCCTCGCCCACACCGCGCACGCGGCCGACCCTGTCGACGCCCCTGCGCCCGATGCCCCCGTGCAAGAGCCGGTGCCCGCCGAAGAACCGAGCGCCCCGGCACTCGCACCGGTCGCGGCTCCGGAGAACGAGGACGTTCCCGCGCTCCCCGTCGCCGACCCAGCCCCCAACGTCCCGGCCGCCCTGGTCGACCACGCCCGGAAGGTCGCCGCAGACCACCACGCCCGCACCGGATCCCAGATCGACACCGACACCCTCCGCGCACGCCTCGGCGTCCCGCCCCAGCTCGCCGAGGCCATCGCCGCCCAAC